From the Synechococcus sp. KORDI-49 genome, the window ACCGTGTGATCTGGGATGTGGGCCATCAGGCCTATCCCCACAAGTTGATCACCGGCCGCTACAACGACTTCGGAACGCTCCGTCAGCAGCACGGAGTGGCCGGCTATCTCAAGCGGTCGGAGAGTCGTTTCGATCATTTCGGTGCCGGTCATGCCAGCACCTCCATTTCCGCAGCCCTCGGAATGGCCCTGGCGAGGGACAACCGCGGCGAAAGCTTCAAATGCGTTGCCGTGATCGGCGACGGGGCCATGACCGGTGGCATGGCTCTCGAAGCGATCAACCACGCCGGTCACCTGCCGGAGACCCCCTTGCTGGTGGTGCTGAACGACAACGACATGTCGATCTCACCGCCGGTCGGGGCTCTCTCCAATGCACTCAACCGGGCACGACTCAGCCCACCGATGCAGTTCCTTTCCGGCAGTGTCGAGGAAAGCGTCCGTCATCTGCCCTTCATGGGCGGCGAACTGCCGGCGGAATTGAACCGTCTCAAGGGAAGCATGCGCCGACTGGCGGTGCCGAAGGTGGGGGCGGTGTTCGAGGAACTCGGTTTCACCTACATGGGGCCGATCGACGGCCACGACATCGGTGAGATGATCCGAACCTTCCAGGCGGCCCATCGTTCCCACGGTCCGGTTCTGGTGCATGTGGTCACCACCAAGGGCAAGGGCTATCCCTATGCCGAGGCTGATCAGGTCGGGTACCACGCCCAGTCCGCCTTCGACCTGAGCACCGGCAAGGCGATTCCCTCCAAGAAGCCGAAGCCTCCCAGTTACAGCAAGGTGTTCGGGCAGACCCTGGTGAAGCTGTGCGAACAGAACAGCCGCGTGATCGGTATCACTGCCGCCATGGCCACAGGAACCGGTCTGGATCTGCTGCAGAAGGCTGTTCCCAAGCAGTACGTCGATGTCGGAATCGCCGAACAGCATGCGGTGACGCTGGCCGCCGGGATGGCCTGCGAGGGTCTGCGACCGGTGGTGGCGATCTACAGCACCTTCCTTCAGCGGGCTTACGACCAGCTCATTCACGACGTGGGCATCCAGAAACTGCCGGTCACGTTTGTGCTCGATCGTGCCGGCATCGTCGGAGCCGATGGCCCGACGCATCAGGGGCAGTACGACATCAGCTACCTGAGATCGGTGCCCAACTTCACCGTGATGGCTCCCAAGGATGAAGCTGAGCTTCAGAGGATGCTGGTCACCTGCCTTGCACACCCTGGCCCCACGGCGCTTCGGATCCCACGGGGCTCCGGTGTGGGCGTCACGCTGATGGAGGAGGGATGGGAGCCGCTGCCGGTCGGCTGCGGTGAGGTTCTGCGAGAGGGCGATGACCTGCTGATCGTTGCTTACGGCGCCATGGTCAAACCGGCGCTTGACACAGCAACACTTCTGGAAGAAGCCGGGTTCTCGGCCACTGTGGTGAATGCGCGATTCCTGCGGCCGCTCGATGAAGCGCTGATCCACCCCCTGGCCCGACGCATCGGCAGGGTGGTGACCATGGAGGAAGGGGCTCTTCCCGGTGGTTTCGGTGCCGCCGTTCTCGAGTCTCTCAACGATCGCGACATCAACCCCTCCCTGCTGCGTATCGGTATCCCCGATCAGCTGGTGGATCACGCCACACCCCAGCAGAGCAAGGAATCCCTGCAGCTGACCCCCCCACAGATGGCCAAGCGCATCCTCGACAGGTTCCCTCTGTCATCCCGTGCCGACTTCATCGAAACCTCACCCGTCGGCGCGGTCCAGTCCTGAGCTCTCCAGGGCATTGAAGCGATGACGGTTCTCGTCGCCGGCGCCGGACCTGCTGGAGCGCGCCTGGCGATCCGTCTCGCCCAGGCCGGGGAGCAGGTGATGTTGGTGGATCCCCTGAGCGACCCCCACCGCAACGCCTATTCCAGTGCTGCCGTTCCGATGCGGGACGTTCTCCAACTCGGGATTCCGAACGATTGCTGGGGCAGTCGCTGGAACGGTTGGCAGCTGCACGATCCAGAGGGCATGACTCACCAGTGGTGGGCAAACGATGCTCTTGGTGTCGTGCTCGATTTCGGTCGCCTTCGGGCCGCACTGTGGGAGCAGGCCTGCCGTGCGGGGGTCCATTTGATCAGCGGCTGCAGGGTTGCGCTGGAACAGCTGCAGGACGATTGCGCCACCGTGGAGCTGCGCTCCGGTCGCAGCGCCTCAGAGCGCCGGACCGTCCGATGGCTGGTGGATGCCACGGGCTCTCAGCGGATTCTGTTGCGTCAGGCGGGGGTGCCCGTGGAGACCCGGGAGGATCCGCTGCTGAAGGGTGAGGGCGTCGAATGGCTGCTTCAGGCGGATGACCGCCGTTCGGCTCCGTGGCGGGATCGGCTCAGCTTCTTTCTCGGCTCACGGTGGGTTTCTCACGGCTACGGCTGGGTGTTCCCCATGGATCAGCATCGTCTGAAGGTGGGAATCTGCCGGTTGCCACCTCCCTTGTCAGGCCGGGGCGATGCCCTCGGTTCCAGTCTCCGGCGCCTGATACAGCACTGTGACCTCGACAGCCTGCCGGTGCTGGATCGCCACGGCGGCTTGGTCTCCAGCACAGTCCGTCGGGACCAGAGCATGGGACGTGGTGCTCTGATCGCGGTCGGTGATGCGGCAGGAACCTGCAACCTTCTCGGTGGCGAGGGACTTCGTCACGCTCTTCGGAGTTCCGATCTGCTGGCGGACGTCATGAGCGATGAGAGGGCTCATCCTCAGAAGCGGGATGCCTTGATCTCCCACTACTCCTCTCGCTTGCGCCGACGTCTGGGCTGGCGTTGGGGCATCAGTGGACGTCTGGCTCGACGCACCTGGTGGGGTTTGGATGCTCCCCGGGCGGATCGGCGGATGCTTCGTCTGATCGAGGGACTCTCCAGACAGGCAGACGCAGAGGACCTGTCGCAGCTTCTGTTCGACTACAGGTTCGAACGCTACGGGCCGCGTCTGCTTCCTTATCTGATCTGAGGGAGTGCCGGTGGGGGCAGCTCCCTCAGGACGGTCTGTTCCGAATCAGAGAACGCCGCGGGCAGCAAGACCCTGGATGGCGCCGATGCCCATCACGTGGCCAAGGCTGGTGGTGGCCAGCAGGGCAGCGCGGCCCATGCCGCCGAAGAAGGCGGGATTGGGGAGTTGAGCACCTTCGTTCGGGTGCTTGATTGTTGCCTTGCCGATCGCGATGGCAATCACGTTGCAGGCAATCATCACCAGGGCAACCTTGGGAGACCAGGAGACGGTTGCAGGGGCGATAGCGAGGAGAGGGGTCAGCATGCAAGGCGTGGAGCGACGCTCCATCATCCGAGGTCATCACTGTTGTGAACTGCACTCTTAAGAGTTGTTCACCCTTGATGCCGCTGGATCAGCCCGATCACCAGTACGGCGTTTCCGAGTGTGAGAAAAGCTTCCGCGCCCCCGTGGAGGGCATCGATCTCCACGAGTTCCGCGTTGCAGCAACGCAGCGCCACAATCGCCGCCCCGATCGTCACCAGCACGAAGAGCAGGGTGAGCCGGAAGCCCCAGAGAGCCAGAGGAGGCAGGGCGTCGCTTTGTCGCAGCCAGTGCAGAAACAGCAGGTAGGGCGGCAGAGACAGGGCGAAAAGGGGAGCGGGATCGAGGTCCATGGGCATCAGGTCGCCGCGCGACGTTTCAGCTGCAGAGCGGCCAGTGCCAGAACAACGTTGCCCAGCAATGTCAGGCTGGCCTGAAGCAGCACGAGGCCGCGCAGAGCTTCGCTGTTATCGAACAGGTGCCAGGTGCAGGCGGCCATGGCGCTCACCAGGGCGGGAAGCATGGCCAGGGCCAGCCCGTTCAGACCCCGCCGCTGGATCAGAACAATCGCCAGGATCCACTCGATCACTGAAGCGATGTGAATCCACCAGGTTCCGAAGGAAAGCTCATGCATGGCGACACCCTAATGATGGGAACTGCCGGATAATGAGCCTGTTTGCAGGGCGATGACCGTGGCTGGGACCGGCACGCGCACCCTGCTTCTGTGCGGTTACTACGGGGAGAACAACCTCGGGGATGATGCCCTGCTGCTGGTGCTGCTTCAGCAGATCCCTGCCGGCTTCAGCCTGTTGATCACTGCGAACGATCAGGAGGCGTTGCGGGCCCTGGCGCCGATGGCGGACGGCGTGGCCCGTCGATCGCTGGGCTCCGTGCTCGCGGCCGTGGGCCGGGCCGATGCCCTGATTCTCGGCGGCGGAAGCCTGCTGCAGGACAGCACCAGCCTGCGGAGCCTGATCTATTACCTGCTGCTGATCGTGACGGCACGGATTCAGCGCCGCCCGATTCTGCTCTGGGGTCAGGGGCTAGGCCCCTTGAACAGACCGACCAGTCGCTGGCTGGTGCGGCAGGTGCTGCCTCTGTGCACAGCCGCCAGTTGGCGTGATCGGAGTTCCCTGGAGCGTTCCAGGCGCTGGGCTCCCCGACTGCCGTCGCAGATGGCCCCTGATCCGGTCTGGCAGATGCCTCCGCAGTCCTGGTCTGGAGGCGTTTCGATCGTCGTCTGCTGGAGACCGACATCCCTGCTGGATGACTCCGGCTGGTCCGTGCTCCTTTCGGCTCTCGATGATCTGGCGGAACAGCTGCAGGCCCCTGTGCGCTGGCTCGCGTTTCACCAGCATCAGGATGCCGTGCTGTTTGATGCGCTGAAGGAGCGTGGTCTGATCCCTGCGTCTCTCGCGGCCCGCAGCTCAACGATCGTGCCGCGCAGCGTTGAAACTGTTTTCGCGACCGTGCGCAAGGCGAGGCTGGTGGTGCCCATGCGCCTGCATGCGCTGATTCTCGCCAGGCTGACCGGTTGCCCCATGGCGGCCCTCAGTTACGACCCGAAAGTGGAAGCGGCTGCGGAGATGGCCGATGTGCCCTGGCTGAAGCTGGACAAGCTGCCGACGGCAGCAAGCATCCTCAGCCAGTGGCTGGCCGCAGCCGATTCACCCGCCGATCCTCAGACCATCGAGCAGATCCGAACCCAGGCTTCAGCCCATGGCCGCATGCTGGAGCAGTTTCTTCAACGGTGAGCGGATGTTTTGTGTTGATCGAAACTGCGATCGATGGCCTGGCCGATGGTCAGCCCCACCGGTAGATCACCACCGAAGCTTGTGCCGAGAATGTGGCGATACAACTTGGCGTCCACGAGCCGGTAGGTGGAGTCCGGGAGGGGGATGTAGTTGCTGCTGTTCACCAGTGAGCTGATGTTGCGCAGGTAGTAGCTCACGAACTGACGAAAGTTTTTGTTCTTTCTCAAGGCCTGATCGTTGACGTACAGAAACAGTGGCCTTGCCAGTGGTTGATACTTTTCGTTCTGGACTGACTGCCTGGAAGGCGCAGTAGCCTGCCCTTCAGGATTGATGATTTTAACAGACTTGAGACTCTTGGCATTATTCTTGAAGTAGGCGTAGCCGAAATAAGCCAGAGCATCTTTGTTCTCCATCACGCACCTGACAAGAACGTTGTCGTCTTCACTGGAGGTGTAATCAGTTCGGGAGTTTGTCTTCGAGCCATTCACTGTCTTGTTGAAGACGTCAAATGTTCCTGAATCCATGCCAGGGCCGCATAGCTTGATGCCGACATCAGGAAAATCAAGATTTACTTGATTCCATTTGCTGATCTTCCCTTGAGCCTGCTTGCTCCAGAGCCTTGAGAGTTCATTGATGGTGAGGCTGTTCGCCCAGCTGTTGGCAGGATTGACGACAACTGTGATGGCATCAAAGGCAATCGGCAATTCGATGAAACTGATGTTATTGGTCTTGCAAGACCTTAATTCTTTGGCGGAAATCGGACGCGAAGCGTTGGCAAGAACGATGGTCCCACTGCAGAACTGACGGAACCCGGCTGATGATCCTGTTTCGCTGAGTTTGAAGTTGCTCGTCGCACCAGCAGCAGTGGACTTGAATTCACGGATTGCTGATCGCGTGATCGGGTGAACGGTGCTGGATCCGCTGATCCTGATGGTGTCTGAGCTTTGCGCTGTTGCTGCGGTCAGTCCCACTGCTGCACTGACGCCCGCAAGAAGAATTACTGGGCGGATAGCTGCCGATGAACCCATCGTCGAACAGGGATGCTTCTTAATGATGGGGACGGAAGTTGACCGCCGGGTTAAGCAACGGTTATTGCTCCTGACAGATGCTCACCATGCATGGATTGGATGGGATGCCAAAGGATGGAAATCATCAGAAATGGTCAATATTGATGATTTTACTTCTCTGTTTCTATTGCAAACTTTGCCCGGAATGAATCAGCTTGTTGATCGTTCTTGTTGAGATTATGGAGAGTTGAAACTGATGGTTGTGCCTGTGTTGTCTTGCTTCCATGCCTGAGCTGCAGGCCCTGAAGGCTCTGACCGATGACAATCAACAAGGTCTGGATCAGAAGGCAGATCAGAACGTCACTGCGTTGTCTCCAGAGTGCGGACGTCATCACCAGACTGCATCGACATTTATTTCAGCGACTTCGGCTGATCCAGGACGTGTCGCAGCGCACCGCTGGATCAGGCCATTCGAGTTCCGCTGCCGTCCAGAAATCGGTGCTCATCGGAGCTGTTCCACGACACCCTGAGATCGTCGCCAGGCTCAACCGTGCCGTCGCAGAGCATGCGCAGCGTTCCAGCGCTGCACTCCAGAAGCAGCTGCTGCCCGGCCCCCAGCCATTCCCGGCCGATCAGACGGCAGGGGAGGCCTTCTCGATCGAGTCGCAGATGCTCAGGTCTGATCCCCACGATCAATCCCGTCTCCCGATGCAGCAGGTTCATCTGTGGTCGTCCGATGAACTGTGCGACAAACAGGGTCGCCGGGCGTTCGTACAACTCCCTGGGCGTTCCGATCTGTTCGATCCTGCCGTTGCGAAGCACGGCAATCCGGTCTGCCAGCGCCATCGCCTCCTGCTGGTCGTGGGTCACGTACACCACCGGCTGTGGACCCTGCAGGACGAGTCGCTTGAGCTCAGGCCTCAGCTCTTCCCTGAGCTGGGCGTCGAGATTGCTCATCGGTTCATCCAGCAGATACACAAGCGGATCCCGCAGCAACGCCCGTGCCAGGGCAACCCTCTGCCGTTGCCCTCCCGACAGCTCCGAAGGCCGTCGTTCCGCGAGCGATCCCAGCTGCATCACCTCGATGATCGACGCCACCCTGCGGCGCTGATCATCGGGGGACACCCCACGGATGCGAAGTCCGAGATTCAGATTCTCCCGGATGCAGAGATGGGGGAAGAGGGCATAGCTCTGGAAGACCATGGCCACCCGTCGCCGATCCGGCGGCACGCCGTTCATGACCTCGCCATTGATCCGGATGCTGCCTTCATCGGGCGTGTCAAGGCCGGCGATCAGACGCAGGGCTGTGCTCTTGCCACAACCGCTCGGGCCGAGCAGCGCGAGGCATTCCCCTGAACCGACCTCAAGGTCAAGGTTCTGAAGGATCCATGTGTCGCCGTAACGGCGGCCGACCGATTGCAGAGTCAGGCTCATCCCTTCACAGCGCCGTTGGTGAGGCCGGAGACGATCTGGCGCTGAAACAGCAACACGAGCAAGAGCAGAGGCAAAGCTCCGAGCACTGTGGCAGCCGCGTAAGCGCCGTAGGGAACGGAATACACCGAAGAGCCGGCGATGCGGGCCATCGCCACCGGCAAGGTGAGCTGTTCACTGCGGCTCAGCCAGGTAAGGGCGATCGGATATTCATTCCAGGCGAACAGGAAGACGAGAATCGCCGTGCTGGCCGTCGCCGGTGCGATCAGGGGAATCAGAACCCATCGCAGCCGCTGCACCAGGCTCATTCCTTCCAGTTTTGCGGCGTCATCGAGATCCTTCGGAAGCCCTTCGAAGGCTGCCGTCAGCAGCAGCAGGGCCAGTGGGAGGGAAAGGGCTGAATACGGAATGGCCAGGGCGAGAAGACTGTTGCCCAGATTCAGGCTGCGGGCCAGTTCCAGCAGGGCCAGAAACAGGAGCACATAAGGAAAGAGGGCGGCACCGGCGATCAAGGTCCGACTGACGCGCAACCACCGTTGGGGCAGTCGCACCAGTCCGTAGGCGGCGGGGATGGCCAGGGCGATGGTGAGCACGGTGGACGCCGAGGCCAGCACGGTGCTGTTCAGCAGAAATCTCCAGAAGGGTGGATCGCTGCTCAGCAACTGGCGGTAGTGGATCAGGGTCCAGCGCTGAAGGAACGGGACCCCACCATCCACCAGTGCCGCCGTGGTGGTGAAGGAGCTGATCAGCTGCCAGAGCATCGGAGCCAGTGACCAGAGCAACAGCAGGCTGATCCAGAGTTGTCGTCGGTTCATGGCTGCAACGGTCGCAGCGCGCCGGAGAGCCGCAGCGCCAGGGCACCGAGCAGGATCGAGAGACTCAGCAGCAGGAACCCACCCAGCATGACCGTGGCGCTGTAACCGAAGTCGAGGAAACGCATGGCGTTGAAATAGGCATACAACGCGAGGCTCTCCGTGCTCCCGGCCGGTCCGCCTCCCGTGAGGACCTGAATCAGGTCGAACACTCCGAAGGCCTGGGCCAGCCGGAACAGCAGGCTCAGCAGGATGTACGGCAGCAGCAGCGGCAGGGTGATGTCGCGCAGTGCCTGGATGGAGCGGCCTCCTTCCAGACGGAAGGCTGCGTAGAGATCGGCCGGAATCGTCTGCAGGCCAGCCAGAAGGATCAACGTGATGAAGGGAGTTGTCTTCCAGACATCGGCCACCACCGTGGCCAGCCAGGTCCACTGCGGTGATGCCATCAGATTCAGCGGACCCAGCCCCACGAACCCGGCGACTGCTTCCAGGGGGCCGTAGGGGGTGTTGAAGATCCAACGCCAGCCCAGAGCCATCATCGTGGTGGGCAGAGCCCAGGGCAGAAGCGTGAGAGCTCTCACGGCACCGCGCCCCCTCCAACGCTGATCGAGCAGCAGGGCGATCAGAAGGGCGAGGAACAGCTCGGCTGTCACGGATACCAGAGCGAAGCGGCTCGTCTGCAGCACGTCCTGCCAGAAACGGTCGTCGGCCAGCAGCCGCATCCAGTTGGCACCGCCGTTGGCCACCGGCACCAGGCCCGTCAGGACCGAGTTGGCGTGGAAGCTGAGCCAGGCATAACGCAACATCGGCCATCCGAAGATGAGAGCCATCAGCAGCAGCGCCGGCGTCAGCAGCAACCAGGTCACGAGGCGCCTCCCGCGGCTTCGACGATCGTCATGCTGTTGATCTGTGCCTTGTTCATCGCCTGGTCAACCGCCAGATCATCTGTGAGCACGCCACTGAGCTGACGCTGCAGCACATCACTGAGCTGGGCATAGAGCGGCGTGGGAGGTCGCGGAACAGCGTGGGTGAGGGCCTGCTCCAGGTCCGGCAGGATTGGGGAGAGTTCCAGCATCTCGGGATCCCGGAACAGGGACCGGTCGGTGGGGGTGTAGCCCTGATTGCGGAATCGCTCCCTCTGTGCCTCGGGAGATGTGAGGAATCGAATCGCCTCGATCACGGCCTGTGGATGATCCGAGCCCTTCAGCAGGCTCAGCCCCCAGCTCCCGAGCGTGGCAGCGGGCTGATGCCCCGCGTTGTGGACCATCAGCGTCACCCCGACCTGTCCCCGCACAGCACTGTCAGGCTTCTGAAGCTCCGCCCAGGCGTACGGCCAGTTCCGCATCAGGGCGGCATCTCCTGCCTTGAAGGCCTGCAGCGACTCGGATTCGGAATAGTTGGTCACAGCTTTCGGACTGATGCCATCACGGATCAGGCTCCGCATCCATCCGACGGCCTCAAGCGCCTCGGATGAGTTGAGCGAGGGTTCACCGGTCTGTGGGTTCAGCCAGTTGCCACCGAAGGCACTGAGCATCTCAACGAAATCACAGCTCAATCCCTCGTACTGACGCCCCTGCCAGACGAATCCACTGTTCACCGCACCGTCATCCATCAGCCGGCGGCCGACACTGCTCAGCTGGTCCGGAGTGCGCGGTGGTGCCTCCATCAGGTCTTTGCGCCAGTAGAGCAGACCCACGTCGGCGATCAGAGGCCAGCGGTAAAGAACGCCGTCGTAGTGATTGCCAAGCCGGGCTCCCGCGACCAGTGCATCGATCTCCTGAGGTTCAAAGTAGGAATCAAGCGGTTCAAGCCACCCGGCGGCGGCGTACTTGGCCAGCCAGGTGACATCCATCAGCAGGGCATCGAAGGGGGGACTGCCCAGCAGAAGACTGCTGATGGCCAGGTCGGAGATCGACTCGGTGTCGCGGGGGCCGCGGGTCACTCTGAGGGCGATGCTCCCGCGATGGTCACGATTGAACCGCTGCACCAGCTCTGCCGTGGCATCCGCGAAGGGAGCCGGCATCAGGATGTTGACCCGCTGAATCTGTCGTTGTCCGGACCAGGCCAGCCCGAAGCTGAACAGCAGGGTGAGGCCGAGCAGAGCGGCCAGCGTGCGCCGGCCGATGGTCATGCAACGACAGCCTGAGGGAAACCGGCCAGCTGCTCTTCAGCCCAGTCTTTGACGGTGTAGTTCTCGACTGCCTCAGTCATCCGACTCATCCGATCCCGC encodes:
- the dxs gene encoding 1-deoxy-D-xylulose-5-phosphate synthase: MHLGDLKHPNELHGLSVAELEDVGRQIRERHLEVVSTSGGHLGPGLGVVELTLALYQTLDLDHDRVIWDVGHQAYPHKLITGRYNDFGTLRQQHGVAGYLKRSESRFDHFGAGHASTSISAALGMALARDNRGESFKCVAVIGDGAMTGGMALEAINHAGHLPETPLLVVLNDNDMSISPPVGALSNALNRARLSPPMQFLSGSVEESVRHLPFMGGELPAELNRLKGSMRRLAVPKVGAVFEELGFTYMGPIDGHDIGEMIRTFQAAHRSHGPVLVHVVTTKGKGYPYAEADQVGYHAQSAFDLSTGKAIPSKKPKPPSYSKVFGQTLVKLCEQNSRVIGITAAMATGTGLDLLQKAVPKQYVDVGIAEQHAVTLAAGMACEGLRPVVAIYSTFLQRAYDQLIHDVGIQKLPVTFVLDRAGIVGADGPTHQGQYDISYLRSVPNFTVMAPKDEAELQRMLVTCLAHPGPTALRIPRGSGVGVTLMEEGWEPLPVGCGEVLREGDDLLIVAYGAMVKPALDTATLLEEAGFSATVVNARFLRPLDEALIHPLARRIGRVVTMEEGALPGGFGAAVLESLNDRDINPSLLRIGIPDQLVDHATPQQSKESLQLTPPQMAKRILDRFPLSSRADFIETSPVGAVQS
- a CDS encoding NAD(P)/FAD-dependent oxidoreductase — encoded protein: MTVLVAGAGPAGARLAIRLAQAGEQVMLVDPLSDPHRNAYSSAAVPMRDVLQLGIPNDCWGSRWNGWQLHDPEGMTHQWWANDALGVVLDFGRLRAALWEQACRAGVHLISGCRVALEQLQDDCATVELRSGRSASERRTVRWLVDATGSQRILLRQAGVPVETREDPLLKGEGVEWLLQADDRRSAPWRDRLSFFLGSRWVSHGYGWVFPMDQHRLKVGICRLPPPLSGRGDALGSSLRRLIQHCDLDSLPVLDRHGGLVSSTVRRDQSMGRGALIAVGDAAGTCNLLGGEGLRHALRSSDLLADVMSDERAHPQKRDALISHYSSRLRRRLGWRWGISGRLARRTWWGLDAPRADRRMLRLIEGLSRQADAEDLSQLLFDYRFERYGPRLLPYLI
- the psaK gene encoding photosystem I reaction center subunit PsaK; this encodes MLTPLLAIAPATVSWSPKVALVMIACNVIAIAIGKATIKHPNEGAQLPNPAFFGGMGRAALLATTSLGHVMGIGAIQGLAARGVL
- a CDS encoding DUF3593 domain-containing protein, whose translation is MDLDPAPLFALSLPPYLLFLHWLRQSDALPPLALWGFRLTLLFVLVTIGAAIVALRCCNAELVEIDALHGGAEAFLTLGNAVLVIGLIQRHQG
- a CDS encoding DUF2499 domain-containing protein, which gives rise to MHELSFGTWWIHIASVIEWILAIVLIQRRGLNGLALAMLPALVSAMAACTWHLFDNSEALRGLVLLQASLTLLGNVVLALAALQLKRRAAT
- the csaB gene encoding polysaccharide pyruvyl transferase CsaB, which produces MTVAGTGTRTLLLCGYYGENNLGDDALLLVLLQQIPAGFSLLITANDQEALRALAPMADGVARRSLGSVLAAVGRADALILGGGSLLQDSTSLRSLIYYLLLIVTARIQRRPILLWGQGLGPLNRPTSRWLVRQVLPLCTAASWRDRSSLERSRRWAPRLPSQMAPDPVWQMPPQSWSGGVSIVVCWRPTSLLDDSGWSVLLSALDDLAEQLQAPVRWLAFHQHQDAVLFDALKERGLIPASLAARSSTIVPRSVETVFATVRKARLVVPMRLHALILARLTGCPMAALSYDPKVEAAAEMADVPWLKLDKLPTAASILSQWLAAADSPADPQTIEQIRTQASAHGRMLEQFLQR
- a CDS encoding PstS family phosphate ABC transporter substrate-binding protein, producing the protein MGSSAAIRPVILLAGVSAAVGLTAATAQSSDTIRISGSSTVHPITRSAIREFKSTAAGATSNFKLSETGSSAGFRQFCSGTIVLANASRPISAKELRSCKTNNISFIELPIAFDAITVVVNPANSWANSLTINELSRLWSKQAQGKISKWNQVNLDFPDVGIKLCGPGMDSGTFDVFNKTVNGSKTNSRTDYTSSEDDNVLVRCVMENKDALAYFGYAYFKNNAKSLKSVKIINPEGQATAPSRQSVQNEKYQPLARPLFLYVNDQALRKNKNFRQFVSYYLRNISSLVNSSNYIPLPDSTYRLVDAKLYRHILGTSFGGDLPVGLTIGQAIDRSFDQHKTSAHR
- a CDS encoding ABC transporter ATP-binding protein — protein: MSLTLQSVGRRYGDTWILQNLDLEVGSGECLALLGPSGCGKSTALRLIAGLDTPDEGSIRINGEVMNGVPPDRRRVAMVFQSYALFPHLCIRENLNLGLRIRGVSPDDQRRRVASIIEVMQLGSLAERRPSELSGGQRQRVALARALLRDPLVYLLDEPMSNLDAQLREELRPELKRLVLQGPQPVVYVTHDQQEAMALADRIAVLRNGRIEQIGTPRELYERPATLFVAQFIGRPQMNLLHRETGLIVGIRPEHLRLDREGLPCRLIGREWLGAGQQLLLECSAGTLRMLCDGTVEPGDDLRVSWNSSDEHRFLDGSGTRMA
- a CDS encoding carbohydrate ABC transporter permease gives rise to the protein MNRRQLWISLLLLWSLAPMLWQLISSFTTTAALVDGGVPFLQRWTLIHYRQLLSSDPPFWRFLLNSTVLASASTVLTIALAIPAAYGLVRLPQRWLRVSRTLIAGAALFPYVLLFLALLELARSLNLGNSLLALAIPYSALSLPLALLLLTAAFEGLPKDLDDAAKLEGMSLVQRLRWVLIPLIAPATASTAILVFLFAWNEYPIALTWLSRSEQLTLPVAMARIAGSSVYSVPYGAYAAATVLGALPLLLLVLLFQRQIVSGLTNGAVKG
- a CDS encoding carbohydrate ABC transporter permease is translated as MTWLLLTPALLLMALIFGWPMLRYAWLSFHANSVLTGLVPVANGGANWMRLLADDRFWQDVLQTSRFALVSVTAELFLALLIALLLDQRWRGRGAVRALTLLPWALPTTMMALGWRWIFNTPYGPLEAVAGFVGLGPLNLMASPQWTWLATVVADVWKTTPFITLILLAGLQTIPADLYAAFRLEGGRSIQALRDITLPLLLPYILLSLLFRLAQAFGVFDLIQVLTGGGPAGSTESLALYAYFNAMRFLDFGYSATVMLGGFLLLSLSILLGALALRLSGALRPLQP
- a CDS encoding ABC transporter substrate-binding protein gives rise to the protein MTIGRRTLAALLGLTLLFSFGLAWSGQRQIQRVNILMPAPFADATAELVQRFNRDHRGSIALRVTRGPRDTESISDLAISSLLLGSPPFDALLMDVTWLAKYAAAGWLEPLDSYFEPQEIDALVAGARLGNHYDGVLYRWPLIADVGLLYWRKDLMEAPPRTPDQLSSVGRRLMDDGAVNSGFVWQGRQYEGLSCDFVEMLSAFGGNWLNPQTGEPSLNSSEALEAVGWMRSLIRDGISPKAVTNYSESESLQAFKAGDAALMRNWPYAWAELQKPDSAVRGQVGVTLMVHNAGHQPAATLGSWGLSLLKGSDHPQAVIEAIRFLTSPEAQRERFRNQGYTPTDRSLFRDPEMLELSPILPDLEQALTHAVPRPPTPLYAQLSDVLQRQLSGVLTDDLAVDQAMNKAQINSMTIVEAAGGAS